A part of Cytophagia bacterium CHB2 genomic DNA contains:
- a CDS encoding alanyl-tRNA editing protein, which translates to MNTKLLYQTDNNLKQFSAIVTAHEGSAIVLDQTAFYPGGGGQPADFGVLRWQGKEVPLKKVEKKGEIVLHHLDGELPAIGEHVEGVLDWERRYALMRTHTALHILCGVIWRDFSAQVTGGNMEPLKARMDFELENMSADFAEKVEGAINREVEAAREIRVKILPREEAFQIPDLIRTKINLLPAGISEVRTVEIVGLDLQADGGTHVANTREVGHIKVVGHESKGKINKRLRIQLV; encoded by the coding sequence ATGAACACGAAGCTTCTCTACCAAACCGACAACAATCTTAAACAATTTTCCGCAATCGTGACGGCGCACGAAGGCAGCGCGATTGTTCTCGATCAAACGGCTTTCTACCCGGGCGGCGGTGGCCAGCCCGCGGATTTCGGTGTATTGCGCTGGCAGGGCAAAGAAGTTCCGCTCAAGAAAGTCGAAAAGAAAGGCGAAATTGTCTTACATCATCTCGACGGCGAATTGCCGGCGATTGGTGAGCACGTCGAAGGCGTGTTGGATTGGGAGCGCCGATACGCCTTGATGCGCACGCACACGGCGCTGCACATTTTGTGCGGCGTGATTTGGCGCGATTTCAGCGCGCAGGTTACCGGCGGCAACATGGAGCCGCTCAAAGCGCGCATGGATTTCGAGTTGGAAAACATGAGCGCGGATTTCGCCGAGAAGGTGGAAGGCGCCATCAATCGCGAAGTCGAAGCGGCGCGCGAGATTCGTGTGAAGATATTGCCGCGGGAAGAGGCGTTTCAAATTCCGGATTTGATTCGCACCAAAATCAATCTTCTGCCGGCAGGCATTTCAGAAGTGCGCACGGTGGAGATTGTCGGGCTTGATTTGCAGGCGGACGGCGGCACGCATGTCGCGAACACGCGTGAGGTCGGGCACATCAAAGTGGTGGGACACGAGAGCAAGGGGAAGATCAACAAGCGGTTGAGAATCCAGCTTGTTTGA